The following proteins come from a genomic window of Aequorivita marisscotiae:
- a CDS encoding DUF4105 domain-containing protein — protein sequence MPLSETSEISILTIGPGAELYDKFGHSAFRIQDTLNEVDVVFNYGKFDFDTPNFYTKFAQGKLLYELGVNYYQPFYNSYVAQNRWIKEQTLNLNYAEKQAVSDFLWNNAKPENKKYKYDFFYDNCATKIRDVVQIVLGDKLEFKEDHIKEELSFRELIQQNLNANTWGSMGIDIALGAVIDRKARPIEYQFLPDYVFAGAENAVIHRNEETENLVKETTVLFDNDPSSPENIFLTSPLFILGLLGGLIVFKTYLDYKRNSRSRYLDTAIFTFTGLVGVLLLLLWFATDHTATANNYNLLWAFPISLFLVFAISKKRVSVKLKRYVLLLILLLVLLTIHWITGVQVFAIALLPLLIALAIRYVWLMYFIAAQTSADSEIR from the coding sequence TTTTAACTATCGGTCCGGGAGCCGAACTTTACGATAAGTTTGGGCATAGTGCTTTCAGAATACAAGACACTTTAAATGAAGTTGACGTAGTTTTTAATTACGGGAAGTTCGATTTCGACACGCCCAATTTTTATACAAAATTCGCACAGGGAAAATTGCTTTACGAGCTGGGAGTTAATTATTATCAGCCATTTTACAATAGCTATGTCGCCCAAAACCGTTGGATAAAAGAACAGACCCTCAACCTCAACTATGCCGAAAAGCAGGCTGTTTCAGACTTTTTGTGGAACAACGCTAAGCCAGAAAACAAAAAGTATAAATACGATTTCTTTTATGACAATTGTGCCACCAAGATTCGCGACGTGGTGCAGATTGTACTTGGCGATAAGTTGGAATTTAAGGAAGATCATATAAAAGAAGAATTGAGTTTCCGCGAACTTATTCAGCAAAATCTCAACGCCAATACGTGGGGCAGTATGGGCATAGACATTGCGCTTGGTGCGGTTATAGACAGAAAAGCACGTCCAATAGAGTATCAATTTTTACCCGATTACGTATTTGCAGGCGCTGAAAATGCTGTTATCCATAGAAATGAAGAAACCGAGAATTTGGTAAAGGAAACAACCGTACTTTTTGATAACGACCCTAGCTCCCCAGAAAATATATTTTTAACCAGTCCGCTATTTATACTGGGATTATTAGGGGGATTAATCGTTTTTAAAACCTACCTCGACTATAAAAGAAACTCTCGAAGCCGATATTTAGATACGGCCATATTTACATTTACAGGGCTCGTGGGCGTACTGTTGTTGCTACTCTGGTTTGCAACAGATCATACTGCCACCGCCAATAATTACAATCTATTATGGGCGTTTCCAATTTCTCTATTTTTAGTGTTTGCAATTTCTAAAAAACGAGTCTCCGTTAAACTGAAGCGTTATGTACTGCTGTTAATCCTGCTCTTGGTGCTATTAACCATACATTGGATAACAGGGGTACAAGTATTCGCAATCGCGTTACTACCTTTATTGATAGCCTTGGCCATACGCTATGTGTGGCTGATGTATTTTATTGCAGCACAAACCTCAGCAGA